A single region of the Stenotrophomonas sp. Marseille-Q4652 genome encodes:
- a CDS encoding acetyl-CoA C-acyltransferase encodes MSDIVIAAAKRTAIGSFLGQFNGVPATTLGAAAIGAALEQSGVPAADVSEVIMGCVLPANLGQAPARQASLAAGLPTTAGCTTLNKVCGSGMKAIMLGHDLIKAGSASIVVAGGMESMSNAPHLLPNSRTGNRYGNFQTVDHMAWDGLTNPYDGQPMGVFAESTVAKFGFTREEQDAYAIESVRRAQAAAANGAFNDEIVPVKVATRKGEVEFSQDEQPGKSDIAKIPTLRPAFKKDGTVTAASSSSISDGAAAVVLLSADEASRRGLQPLARIAGHATCSQEPEWFTTAPIGAINKVLEKTGWKLEDVDLFEVNEAFAVVAMAPIRELGIPHEKVNVHGGACALGHPIGASGARLVVTLVNALRTRGAKRGVATLCIGGGEATAIAIELI; translated from the coding sequence ATGTCCGACATCGTCATCGCAGCAGCAAAACGCACCGCCATCGGCTCCTTCCTCGGCCAGTTCAACGGCGTTCCGGCCACCACCTTGGGCGCGGCCGCCATCGGCGCCGCCCTGGAGCAGTCGGGCGTGCCGGCCGCCGATGTGTCGGAAGTAATCATGGGCTGTGTGCTGCCGGCCAACCTGGGCCAGGCGCCCGCGCGCCAGGCCTCGCTTGCCGCCGGCCTGCCGACCACCGCCGGCTGCACCACGCTCAACAAGGTGTGCGGTTCGGGCATGAAGGCGATCATGCTCGGCCATGACCTGATCAAGGCCGGCTCGGCCAGCATCGTCGTGGCCGGCGGCATGGAATCGATGTCCAACGCCCCGCACCTGCTGCCGAACTCGCGCACCGGCAACCGCTACGGCAACTTCCAGACCGTCGACCACATGGCGTGGGACGGCCTGACCAACCCGTACGACGGCCAGCCGATGGGCGTGTTCGCCGAGTCCACCGTGGCCAAGTTCGGCTTCACCCGTGAGGAGCAGGACGCTTACGCGATTGAATCGGTCAGGCGCGCGCAGGCCGCCGCGGCCAATGGCGCATTCAACGACGAAATCGTTCCGGTGAAGGTCGCCACCCGCAAGGGCGAGGTCGAATTCAGCCAGGACGAGCAGCCGGGCAAGTCCGACATAGCCAAGATCCCCACCCTGCGTCCGGCCTTCAAGAAGGACGGCACGGTGACCGCGGCCAGCTCCTCGAGCATCTCCGACGGCGCCGCCGCCGTGGTCCTGCTCTCGGCCGATGAAGCCTCCCGCCGTGGCCTGCAGCCGCTGGCCCGCATCGCCGGCCATGCCACCTGCTCGCAGGAACCGGAATGGTTCACCACCGCGCCCATCGGCGCCATCAACAAGGTGCTGGAAAAGACCGGCTGGAAGCTGGAGGACGTGGACCTGTTCGAGGTCAACGAAGCCTTTGCGGTGGTGGCCATGGCCCCCATCCGCGAACTGGGCATTCCGCACGAGAAGGTCAACGTCCACGGCGGCGCCTGTGCACTGGGCCATCCGATCGGCGCCTCCGGTGCACGCCTGGTGGTCACTCTGGTCAATGCTTTGCGCACCCGCGGTGCCAAGCGCGGCGTCGCCACGCTCTGCATCGGTGGCGGCGAAGCGACCGCCATCGCTATTGAATTGATTTAA